One Capsicum annuum cultivar UCD-10X-F1 chromosome 2, UCD10Xv1.1, whole genome shotgun sequence genomic window carries:
- the LOC107857564 gene encoding AT-hook motif nuclear-localized protein 10: protein MSFAESNGVVHAPPMQNIGSSDGGAAPAPYYPILPPLSSSSPPTTTMETYQVSPAAGAAVPIPLSFPVDPMVSMDLTSIEPAKRKRGRPRKYAPDGAANSGMMSPPPLSAAQVAAQSGGGFSPTEGVEGASFAKKKGRGRPPGSGKKQQLGDLGSAGAGTGFRPQVIAVKAGEDVLAKLMSFSQSTSQAVCVLSANGSISNVSLQQAAISVGNVTYEGQFEILSLSGSFLLSESGGERSRTGRLNVLLAGPDGHVLGGGVAGVLTAASAVQVIVGSFGMQGQKQSKLDRSDAFGVQSFLVSGASAAKSPSSLGTVSESSGEPVSPHNQLAEASNNGTPVVANNLPWR, encoded by the exons ATGTCTTTTGCAGAATCCAATGGAGTTGTTCACGCACCACCAATGCAAAACATAGGATCATCCGATGGTGGTGCGGCGCCGGCACCGTACTACCCTATCTTGCCGCCGCTTTCCTCCTCCTCACCTCCGACGACGACGATGGAGACTTATCAAGTTTCCCCCGCAGCCGGAGCCGCCGTTCCTATTCCCCTTTCCTTTCCCGTCGATCCTATGGTGAGTATGGACCTTACTTCAATTGAGCCGGCAAAACGAAAACGTGGAAGGCCGAGGAAATATGCTCCTGATGGTGCCGCCAACTCGGGGATGATGTCTCCGCCGCCGTTGTCGGCAGCTCAGGTGGCGGCGCAGTCAGGCGGTGGATTTTCGCCGACGGAGGGAGTAGAGGGAGCTTCTTTTGCAAAGAAAAAGGGAAGGGGGAGACCACCTGGTTCTGGAAAAAAACAGCAATTAGGTGATTTAG GATCAGCAGGTGCAGGAACTGGATTTAGACCACAAGTTATAGCTGTAAAAGCAGGGGAG GATGTATTGGCAAAACTAATGTCATTCTCTCAAAGTACATCTCAAGCCGTCTGCGTTTTGTCAGCAAATGGCTCCATATCTAATGTGTCACTTCAGCAAGCAGCAATATCTGTTGGAAATGTAACATATGAG GGACAGTTTGAGATCTTGTCTCTGTCTGGTAGCTTTCTCCTCTCAGAATCTGGTGGCGAGCGCAGCAGGACTGGTCGTTTGAATGTGTTACTAGCTGGACCAGATGGCCATGTTCTAGGTGGCGGTGTGGCAGGAGTTCTTACTGCAGCATCCGCTGTACAG GTTATTGTGGGCAGTTTTGGTATGCAAGGTCAAAAGCAGTCAAAATTGGACCGTTCTGATGCTTTTGGTGTGCAATCCTTCCTGGTCTCTGGAGCATCAGCAGCTAAAAGTCCCTCGTCACTTGGAACTGTAAGCGAGTCCAGTGGTGAGCCTGTGAGCCCTCATAATCAGCTTGCTGAAGCTTCGAATAATGGTACTCCTGTAGTTGCCAATAACTTGCCATGGAGATAA